The following are encoded together in the Bacillus sp. V2I10 genome:
- the hemL gene encoding glutamate-1-semialdehyde 2,1-aminomutase yields the protein MRNYEKSKQAFKEAQGLMPGGVNSPVRAFKSVAMDPIFMERGKGSKIYDIDGNEYIDYVLSWGPLILGHTNDEVVEAIKKVTESGTSFGAPTLIENELAKLVIDRVPSIEVIRMVSSGTEATMSALRLARGFTGRNKILKFEGCYHGHGDSLLIKAGSGVATLGLPDSPGVPEGIAKNTITVPYNDLESVKYAFEQFGDDIAGVIVEPVAGNMGVVPPLQGFLENLREITTQYGSLLIFDEVMTGFRVDYGCAQGYFGVTPDITCLGKVIGGGLPVGAYGGRADIMKQIAPSGPIYQAGTLSGNPLAMTAGYATLKQLTPDSYKEFGRKADILEEGLTAAAKKHDIPITFNRAGSMIGFFFTNEKVTNFETAKTSNLDFFSKFYREMANEGVFLPPSQFEGLFLSTAHTDEDLNKTIDAAEKAFSKLK from the coding sequence ATGCGCAATTATGAAAAATCAAAGCAGGCATTTAAAGAAGCGCAAGGTTTAATGCCAGGCGGTGTAAACAGCCCGGTGCGCGCATTTAAATCGGTTGCGATGGATCCAATCTTCATGGAACGCGGAAAAGGCTCCAAGATTTATGATATCGATGGAAACGAATATATTGATTATGTTTTATCATGGGGACCGCTTATTTTAGGACATACAAATGATGAAGTGGTTGAAGCGATAAAAAAGGTGACGGAATCCGGCACAAGCTTCGGTGCTCCTACATTAATTGAAAATGAACTGGCAAAGCTTGTGATCGACCGCGTCCCTTCAATTGAAGTGATTCGCATGGTAAGCTCAGGAACAGAAGCAACAATGAGTGCATTGCGCCTTGCACGCGGTTTTACCGGACGAAACAAAATTCTCAAATTTGAAGGCTGCTACCACGGGCATGGTGATTCTTTATTAATCAAAGCAGGGTCAGGTGTTGCAACACTCGGTCTGCCGGACAGTCCCGGGGTACCGGAGGGGATTGCGAAAAACACGATCACGGTTCCTTACAATGATTTGGAAAGCGTCAAATACGCATTTGAACAATTCGGAGACGATATTGCAGGTGTGATTGTCGAACCTGTAGCAGGAAATATGGGGGTCGTGCCGCCGCTTCAAGGATTCTTGGAAAACCTGAGAGAAATCACAACTCAATACGGATCTTTGCTTATTTTTGATGAAGTGATGACGGGGTTCCGTGTTGATTATGGCTGTGCACAGGGCTACTTCGGTGTAACGCCTGATATTACATGTCTCGGAAAAGTCATTGGCGGAGGATTGCCTGTTGGAGCGTACGGCGGGCGTGCAGACATTATGAAGCAGATAGCTCCAAGCGGACCAATTTATCAGGCAGGTACCTTATCCGGAAATCCGCTTGCTATGACTGCAGGATATGCAACTTTAAAACAGCTGACACCAGATTCTTATAAAGAGTTTGGCCGCAAAGCAGATATACTCGAAGAAGGCTTAACGGCTGCAGCGAAAAAGCATGATATTCCTATCACATTCAACAGAGCAGGCTCAATGATTGGTTTCTTTTTTACGAATGAAAAAGTAACAAATTTTGAGACTGCGAAAACATCTAATTTAGACTTTTTCTCGAAATTCTACCGCGAAATGGCAAATGAAGGTGTCTTCCTTCCGCCTTCTCAATTTGAAGGTCTATTCTTATCTACAGCCCATACAGATGAAGATTTGAATAAAACCATTGATGCCGCAGAAAAAGCTTTTTCTAAATTAAAGTAA
- the spoVID gene encoding stage VI sporulation protein D: protein MSQDQQSSLRFSVEESVWFQKGQEVGELLSISLDPDITIQEFDQYISIRGALQLMGEYKIDEDYNEEEFEYANLRFVNSVETREDDGISQLVHRFPVDITIPRNRIGDLEEVYVTIESFDYDLSESRNLKLVADLEISGISSQDSFEEVQEEEEHIYNHSSEEELEPLYRSSQALLHEEETQEANSESYDAVLAEISDTREKEEVYQPFDVEVRKQAIEEDVEVRKQAIEEDVEVRKQAIEEIAQPEIHYSAGRPAEADFEESYSAPPKQSPKSRKEEAKKQEQPKETENSLYLTKLFGREDEEEFSKLKICIVQQGDTIDSICGRYNITVQQLHRVNQFSSTADVHEGQTLYIPVYANTH from the coding sequence TTGTCACAGGATCAACAATCATCATTACGGTTTTCTGTTGAAGAATCCGTTTGGTTTCAAAAGGGACAGGAAGTAGGTGAGCTGTTATCCATCTCATTAGATCCAGACATCACCATCCAGGAATTTGACCAGTACATCTCCATTCGGGGTGCACTGCAGTTAATGGGTGAGTACAAAATAGATGAGGATTATAATGAAGAGGAATTTGAATATGCCAATCTCCGGTTTGTAAACAGTGTTGAAACCCGGGAGGATGATGGCATATCACAGCTTGTTCACCGGTTCCCAGTGGATATTACGATCCCAAGAAATAGAATTGGAGATTTAGAAGAAGTATATGTGACGATTGAATCGTTTGATTATGATCTATCTGAAAGCAGAAATCTGAAGCTTGTTGCAGATTTAGAAATAAGCGGAATTTCAAGTCAGGATTCATTTGAAGAAGTTCAGGAAGAGGAAGAGCACATATATAATCACTCATCTGAAGAAGAGCTTGAGCCGCTGTACCGTTCATCTCAGGCTTTGCTCCATGAAGAGGAGACTCAGGAAGCAAATTCAGAAAGCTATGATGCTGTACTTGCTGAGATCAGCGACACTCGTGAAAAAGAAGAGGTTTATCAGCCTTTTGATGTAGAAGTCAGAAAGCAGGCAATAGAAGAAGATGTAGAAGTCAGAAAGCAGGCAATAGAAGAAGATGTAGAAGTCAGAAAGCAAGCAATAGAAGAAATCGCACAGCCTGAAATTCATTATAGTGCAGGAAGGCCAGCAGAAGCAGATTTCGAAGAATCTTACTCAGCACCGCCTAAACAAAGTCCAAAAAGCCGAAAAGAAGAAGCGAAAAAACAGGAGCAGCCGAAGGAAACTGAAAACTCTCTGTATTTAACAAAGCTTTTTGGCCGTGAAGATGAAGAGGAGTTTTCAAAACTGAAAATCTGCATTGTTCAGCAAGGGGATACAATTGACAGCATATGCGGCCGTTATAATATCACGGTCCAGCAGCTGCACAGGGTGAATCAATTCAGCTCAACTGCTGATGTGCATGAAGGGCAGACTTTATATATTCCGGTTTATGCAAACACGCATTAA
- a CDS encoding CsbD family protein has translation MSKDQGLSDKIKGKVNQAKGEVNDQIGNAADNPNMQREGKKDKLKGNIQESAGKAKDDSYRY, from the coding sequence ATGTCAAAAGATCAAGGTTTAAGCGATAAAATTAAAGGCAAGGTAAACCAGGCCAAAGGTGAAGTGAATGACCAGATCGGCAATGCAGCAGACAATCCGAACATGCAGCGGGAAGGCAAAAAAGATAAGCTGAAAGGCAACATCCAAGAAAGCGCAGGAAAAGCGAAGGATGATTCATACCGTTATTAA